From one Bacteroides intestinalis DSM 17393 genomic stretch:
- a CDS encoding Dabb family protein, whose amino-acid sequence MVKHIVLFKLKDEAPADKKLTAMKEFKAAIEALPAKISVIRKIEVGLNMNPGETWSIALYSEFDTLDDVKFYATHPEHVAAGKLIADVKENRACVDYETIDN is encoded by the coding sequence ATGGTCAAACACATTGTATTATTTAAATTAAAAGACGAAGCTCCGGCTGACAAAAAGCTGACAGCAATGAAAGAATTCAAGGCCGCTATCGAGGCTTTGCCTGCTAAAATATCTGTTATACGTAAGATAGAAGTTGGACTCAATATGAATCCTGGCGAAACTTGGAGCATTGCCCTCTACAGCGAATTTGATACGTTGGACGACGTGAAATTTTATGCTACTCATCCCGAACATGTGGCAGCAGGCAAGCTGATTGCTGATGTAAAGGAGAATCGCGCTTGTGTTGACTACGAAACAATTGACAATTGA
- the udk gene encoding uridine kinase, with protein MLIIGIAGGTGSGKTTVVRKIIESLPAGEVVLLPQDSYYKDSSHVPVEERQNINFDHPDAFDWGLLSKHVAMLREGKSIEQPTYSYLTCTREPETIHIEPREVVIIEGILALCDKKLRSMMDLKIFVDADPDERLIRVIQRDVVERGRTAEAVMERYTRILKPMHLQFIEPCKRYADLIIPEGGNNQVAIDILTMYIKKHL; from the coding sequence ATGTTAATAATAGGAATTGCAGGCGGAACTGGCTCGGGAAAAACCACCGTCGTACGTAAAATCATTGAAAGCCTGCCGGCAGGTGAAGTGGTACTGTTACCGCAAGACTCTTACTATAAGGATAGTAGCCATGTACCTGTAGAAGAACGACAGAACATCAACTTTGACCACCCGGATGCCTTCGATTGGGGGCTTTTATCCAAACACGTAGCCATGCTGCGTGAAGGGAAAAGCATTGAACAACCTACCTACTCGTATCTTACCTGTACACGAGAGCCCGAAACGATTCATATCGAACCGCGGGAAGTAGTGATTATTGAAGGGATTCTTGCCCTGTGCGACAAGAAACTGCGTAGCATGATGGACCTTAAGATCTTTGTGGATGCTGATCCGGACGAACGTCTGATTCGTGTCATACAACGGGATGTAGTGGAGCGCGGACGTACGGCAGAAGCTGTTATGGAACGTTATACCCGTATCTTGAAGCCTATGCACCTGCAATTCATCGAACCGTGCAAACGATATGCGGACCTGATCATACCCGAAGGGGGAAACAATCAGGTGGCAATCGATATTCTGACGATGTATATAAAGAAGCATCTCTGA
- a CDS encoding MltF family protein, whose amino-acid sequence MPDEAVGDLQQIKDSGELVVLTLYSSTSYFNYRGQEMGFQYELSEQFAKSLGVKLRVVVARNVQGLINKLLAGEGDIIAYNVPITKELKDSLIYCGEEVITHQVIVQRAGGKTKPLTDVTELIGKDVYVKPGKYYDRLVNLDKELGGGIHIHKVTNDSISVEDLITQVSQGKIPYTVADNDVAKLNTTYYPNLNIKLSISFDQRASWAVRKDSPELAAAANKWHEENMTSPAYTASMKRYFEISKATPHTSILSLREGKISHFDELFKKYASEIDWDWRLLASLAYTESNFDTTAVSWAGAKGLMQLMPATARAMGIPEGKEQNPEESVKAAVKYINATSKSFSSVPREERLNFVLASYNSGIGHVLDAMALAEKYGKNKYVWKDNVENFILLKSNEEYFTDPVCKNGYFRGIETYNFVRDIMGRYETYKKKIKE is encoded by the coding sequence ATGCCCGATGAAGCTGTGGGCGATTTGCAACAGATAAAAGATAGCGGTGAACTCGTTGTACTGACGCTATACAGTTCTACTTCTTACTTCAACTATCGTGGTCAGGAAATGGGCTTCCAGTACGAGTTGAGTGAACAGTTTGCCAAAAGTCTCGGGGTAAAACTGCGCGTAGTGGTGGCAAGGAATGTACAGGGACTTATAAACAAGTTACTGGCAGGCGAAGGAGACATCATTGCCTATAATGTCCCCATCACGAAGGAATTAAAAGACAGTCTGATCTATTGCGGTGAAGAAGTAATCACACACCAAGTTATTGTGCAACGCGCAGGCGGGAAAACAAAACCGCTGACGGATGTAACGGAACTGATAGGCAAGGATGTATATGTAAAGCCCGGGAAATATTACGACCGTTTGGTAAATCTGGATAAAGAACTCGGTGGCGGCATCCATATCCACAAAGTGACTAATGACAGCATTTCAGTAGAAGATCTCATCACACAAGTATCCCAGGGAAAGATTCCTTATACGGTAGCCGATAATGACGTAGCCAAGCTTAACACAACGTATTACCCCAATCTGAATATTAAATTATCCATCAGTTTCGACCAAAGGGCTTCCTGGGCAGTGCGCAAGGATAGTCCGGAACTGGCAGCAGCCGCTAATAAATGGCATGAAGAGAATATGACTTCTCCCGCCTACACTGCCAGTATGAAAAGATATTTTGAGATCAGCAAAGCAACTCCACACACTTCCATCCTTTCTCTTCGTGAGGGAAAGATTTCACACTTCGACGAATTGTTCAAAAAGTATGCTTCAGAAATAGACTGGGATTGGCGGTTGCTTGCCTCTCTGGCCTATACAGAGTCCAACTTTGATACAACAGCCGTTTCATGGGCCGGAGCCAAAGGACTAATGCAACTGATGCCTGCCACAGCGCGCGCCATGGGAATCCCTGAAGGAAAAGAACAGAACCCGGAAGAGAGTGTGAAAGCTGCCGTAAAATATATCAATGCTACCAGTAAGAGCTTCTCTTCAGTACCGAGAGAGGAACGGCTCAACTTTGTACTTGCTTCCTACAATTCGGGTATCGGGCATGTGCTGGATGCAATGGCACTGGCTGAAAAATATGGAAAGAACAAATATGTCTGGAAAGATAATGTAGAGAACTTCATTTTATTAAAAAGTAATGAAGAATACTTCACCGACCCTGTCTGCAAAAACGGATACTTCCGTGGAATAGAGACATATAACTTTGTGAGGGATATTATGGGGAGGTATGAGACATATAAGAAGAAAATAAAAGAGTGA
- the metH gene encoding methionine synthase, which produces MVSIEKLVRERILILDGAMGTMIQRYNLTEEDFRGERFAGIPGQMKGNNDLLCLTRPDVIQDIHRKYLMAGADIIETNTFSSTSVSMADYHVQEYVREMNLAAVRLAREVADEFSTPDKPRFVAGSIGPTNKTCSMSPDVNNPAMRALTYDELADAYREQMEALLEGGVDALLIETIFDTLNAKAAIFAAEKAMEATGIQVPVMLSVTVSDTGGRTLSGQTLEAFLASVQHANIFSVGLNCSFGARQLKPFLEQLAARAPYYISAYPNAGLPNSLGQYDQTPADMAHEVKEYIQEGLINIIGGCCGTTDAYIAEYPALIAGAAPHVPAPKPESLWLSGLELLEVTPEKNFINVGERCNVAGSRKFLRLVNEKKYDEALSIARQQVEDGAQIIDVNMDDGLLDAQAEMTTFLNLIASEPEIARVPVMIDSSKWDVIVAGLKCLQGKSIVNSISLKEGEEKFLEHARTIRQYGAATVVMAFDEKGQADTYERKIEVCARAYQLLVEKVGFNPHDIIFDPNVLAVATGMDEHNNYAVDFIRATGWIRKNLPGAHVSGGVSNLSFSFRGNNYIREAMHAVFLYHAIREGMDMGIVNPATAVLYTDIPADILERIEDVVLNRRLDAAERLIETAEQLKAAAEQQKGNATDKQVAPLSWRNGTSVEERLKHALTKGIGDYLEEDLAEALKLYPKAVDIIEGPLMAGMNYVGELFGAGKMFLPQVVKTARTMKKAVAILQPVIEAEKQEGSASAGKVLLATVKGDVHDIGKNIVSVVMACNGYEIIDLGVMVPAETIVQRALEEKVDMIGLSGLITPSLEEMVHVAMELEKAGADIPLLIGGATTSRLHTALKIAPVYHAPVVHLKDASQNATVAARLMNPKAKEELKEKLSSEYQQLREKNAAQAPKTVPLEEAQKNKLNLF; this is translated from the coding sequence ATGGTTTCTATTGAAAAGTTGGTGCGTGAGCGCATCCTTATTTTAGACGGTGCTATGGGCACCATGATACAACGGTACAACTTAACAGAGGAAGACTTCAGGGGAGAACGTTTTGCCGGTATCCCCGGGCAGATGAAAGGAAACAATGACCTGCTTTGTCTGACGCGCCCTGATGTGATACAGGATATACACCGTAAATATCTCATGGCAGGTGCCGATATCATTGAAACCAATACGTTTAGCTCTACCAGTGTCAGTATGGCCGATTATCATGTGCAGGAGTATGTACGTGAGATGAATCTGGCTGCCGTTAGACTGGCACGTGAAGTAGCTGATGAATTTTCCACACCTGATAAACCACGTTTTGTAGCCGGTTCCATCGGACCTACCAATAAGACTTGTTCCATGAGTCCCGATGTGAATAATCCGGCTATGCGTGCGCTGACTTACGATGAACTTGCCGATGCCTATCGGGAACAGATGGAAGCCTTGCTGGAAGGTGGAGTAGATGCTCTGCTGATAGAAACCATCTTCGATACATTGAACGCTAAAGCAGCTATCTTTGCCGCCGAAAAGGCGATGGAGGCTACAGGTATTCAAGTTCCTGTTATGCTGTCCGTTACTGTATCTGATACAGGTGGACGCACTCTGTCGGGACAGACTTTGGAGGCTTTTCTTGCCTCCGTTCAGCATGCCAATATCTTTTCGGTAGGTTTGAACTGTTCCTTTGGTGCTCGTCAGTTGAAACCTTTCCTAGAACAGCTTGCTGCCCGTGCTCCTTATTATATCAGTGCATACCCCAACGCGGGATTGCCCAACAGCCTGGGGCAATACGACCAGACGCCTGCCGATATGGCGCATGAAGTGAAAGAATATATCCAAGAAGGGCTGATAAACATCATTGGCGGTTGCTGTGGTACGACCGATGCGTACATTGCCGAATATCCTGCCCTGATAGCCGGTGCTGCTCCCCATGTTCCTGCTCCGAAACCCGAAAGTCTTTGGCTTTCCGGCTTGGAATTGCTGGAGGTGACTCCTGAGAAGAACTTTATCAATGTGGGAGAACGCTGCAATGTGGCCGGTTCCCGCAAGTTCCTGCGTCTGGTTAATGAAAAAAAATACGATGAAGCCCTCAGCATTGCCCGTCAGCAAGTAGAAGACGGGGCGCAGATTATCGACGTAAATATGGACGACGGTCTGCTGGATGCACAGGCTGAAATGACTACTTTCCTCAATCTGATTGCTTCCGAGCCGGAGATTGCCCGTGTTCCTGTGATGATTGACTCTTCCAAATGGGATGTAATTGTTGCCGGATTGAAGTGTTTGCAAGGAAAGTCCATTGTGAATTCAATCTCTCTGAAAGAGGGAGAGGAAAAGTTTCTGGAACATGCCCGTACAATCAGGCAATATGGTGCAGCTACTGTAGTAATGGCTTTTGATGAAAAAGGACAGGCGGATACGTACGAACGTAAGATCGAAGTGTGTGCACGTGCTTATCAGCTTTTGGTTGAGAAAGTGGGATTCAATCCTCATGATATAATTTTTGACCCCAACGTCCTTGCTGTGGCTACGGGTATGGACGAACATAATAATTATGCTGTAGACTTTATCCGGGCTACCGGTTGGATACGTAAGAACTTGCCGGGTGCTCATGTTAGTGGTGGCGTCAGCAATTTGTCATTCTCTTTCCGTGGCAACAATTATATCCGTGAAGCCATGCATGCGGTGTTCCTTTATCATGCCATCCGTGAAGGAATGGACATGGGGATCGTAAATCCGGCTACGGCTGTGCTTTATACTGATATTCCTGCCGATATACTGGAACGCATAGAGGATGTGGTTTTAAACCGTCGTCTCGATGCTGCCGAGCGTCTGATAGAAACTGCTGAACAACTGAAAGCTGCTGCCGAACAACAGAAAGGTAATGCCACTGATAAACAAGTTGCCCCTCTTTCATGGCGTAATGGAACTAGTGTGGAAGAACGCTTGAAACATGCTTTGACGAAAGGAATTGGTGACTATCTGGAGGAAGACTTGGCAGAAGCCCTGAAGCTCTATCCGAAAGCAGTGGATATCATCGAAGGTCCCTTAATGGCAGGTATGAACTATGTAGGTGAGCTCTTTGGTGCCGGAAAAATGTTTTTGCCCCAGGTGGTGAAAACTGCTCGTACCATGAAGAAAGCCGTTGCCATTCTTCAGCCTGTAATTGAAGCGGAAAAACAGGAAGGCTCCGCTTCTGCCGGAAAAGTCCTGCTTGCCACGGTGAAAGGTGATGTGCATGATATAGGTAAGAATATTGTTTCCGTGGTCATGGCCTGCAATGGTTATGAGATCATAGACCTTGGTGTGATGGTACCTGCTGAAACGATTGTTCAGCGTGCCTTGGAAGAAAAGGTGGATATGATTGGACTTAGTGGTCTGATAACTCCATCATTGGAAGAAATGGTACACGTGGCTATGGAATTGGAAAAGGCAGGTGCCGATATTCCTTTATTAATAGGTGGCGCCACTACTTCCCGACTGCATACAGCATTGAAAATAGCTCCCGTCTATCATGCTCCTGTGGTTCATCTGAAAGATGCCTCGCAGAATGCAACGGTAGCCGCCCGCTTGATGAATCCGAAAGCCAAAGAAGAATTAAAAGAAAAATTAAGTTCAGAATATCAGCAGTTGCGTGAAAAGAACGCTGCGCAAGCACCAAAGACAGTTCCGTTGGAGGAAGCGCAGAAGAATAAGCTGAATTTGTTTTAA
- the smpB gene encoding SsrA-binding protein gives MKQAPVNIKNKRATFDYELVDTYTAGIVLTGTEIKSIRMGKASLVDTFCYFANGELWVKNMHISEYFYGSYNNHSARRERKLLLTKKELDKLARGAKDPGFTMVPVRMFINEKGLAKVVVALAKGKKQYDKREALKEKDDKRDMARMFKR, from the coding sequence ATGAAACAAGCTCCTGTTAATATAAAAAATAAGCGCGCTACATTCGATTACGAATTGGTAGACACTTATACCGCGGGTATTGTGCTCACGGGTACGGAAATTAAATCGATCCGCATGGGTAAAGCAAGCCTTGTGGATACCTTCTGCTACTTTGCCAATGGCGAGCTGTGGGTGAAGAATATGCATATTTCTGAATATTTCTACGGTTCGTACAATAACCATTCAGCACGCAGGGAGCGTAAACTCTTACTTACCAAAAAAGAACTTGATAAACTGGCGCGTGGAGCGAAAGATCCCGGTTTTACAATGGTTCCTGTTCGTATGTTTATTAATGAAAAAGGACTTGCCAAAGTGGTGGTAGCCCTTGCCAAAGGTAAAAAGCAATACGACAAGCGCGAAGCGTTGAAAGAGAAAGATGACAAACGCGATATGGCGCGGATGTTTAAGAGATGA
- a CDS encoding Yip1 family protein, giving the protein MLLISSPAKAWEEIRLEEDRRKVFTAFVYPMIGLCGLSVFIGSLLAKGWGGPESFQYAMTQCCAVAVSLFGGYFLAAYLINGMRVKMFMMDNDMPLTQQFAGYALVVLFLLRIIIGILPDFNIIGLLLQFYIVYVVWEGASTLMEVEEKDRLRFTIISSILLIVCPMLIQFIFNKLTMVLN; this is encoded by the coding sequence ATGTTACTGATTTCCTCTCCGGCCAAGGCTTGGGAGGAAATTCGTTTGGAAGAGGATAGGCGAAAAGTATTTACTGCTTTTGTCTATCCTATGATTGGTTTATGCGGATTGTCCGTCTTTATCGGATCTTTGCTGGCGAAAGGGTGGGGCGGTCCCGAGAGTTTCCAATATGCCATGACGCAATGTTGCGCGGTGGCGGTATCCCTCTTTGGAGGGTATTTTCTGGCGGCGTATCTCATAAATGGGATGCGCGTGAAAATGTTTATGATGGACAATGACATGCCCTTGACGCAACAGTTTGCGGGCTATGCGCTGGTTGTTCTTTTCTTGCTCCGGATTATTATCGGCATATTGCCGGACTTTAATATCATCGGATTGCTGTTGCAGTTCTATATTGTGTATGTGGTGTGGGAGGGGGCTTCAACGTTGATGGAAGTAGAAGAAAAAGACCGGTTACGGTTTACGATCATTTCTTCCATCCTACTCATTGTCTGTCCTATGCTCATTCAGTTTATATTCAACAAGCTGACGATGGTGCTTAATTAA
- a CDS encoding DUF3244 domain-containing protein — translation MKLKLILCLLGVLLFGKVNAGSPEGNDGGFEKVLIQMTGNDVPFDILTKGNLGDHRSVQPLIPIYVVLDSSSCSLAVYFEQAIGEVDITISQDGAVVYFSSENIQDSMEKTIQLNFEVSGDFLIEIEGRNGAYVCGHFEL, via the coding sequence ATGAAATTAAAATTGATTCTATGTTTATTAGGGGTATTGCTCTTTGGAAAGGTAAATGCTGGTTCTCCGGAAGGTAATGATGGAGGTTTTGAGAAGGTCCTTATTCAAATGACCGGAAATGATGTTCCTTTTGACATTCTAACAAAAGGTAATTTGGGAGATCATCGTTCTGTACAGCCATTAATTCCAATTTATGTGGTGTTAGATAGTAGTAGTTGTTCTTTGGCAGTATACTTTGAACAAGCTATAGGGGAGGTAGATATTACTATTTCTCAGGATGGTGCTGTGGTTTATTTTTCTTCTGAAAATATACAAGACTCTATGGAAAAGACTATTCAATTGAATTTTGAAGTCTCTGGTGATTTCCTGATAGAAATAGAAGGGAGAAATGGGGCTTATGTGTGTGGACACTTTGAGTTGTAA